The genomic DNA TCTTTTTCAATTACTGAAAAATGCCCAACCTTTACGGAAGAATCGAGTTTCACGGAAGGATCGATATAATTCATAAAACATAATCTCCCTTATAAATGAAATTATAGTTTCACATATTTATTTGGCTTTTCTACATCTTTCATGGCATTCCTTGTATCAAAAATCACTTTGCTTTCTTTTGCAATCATTTCATAGTCGAAATTTGAATGATCTGTTGTAATAAGAACAAGGTCTGCCTCATTTAAAAGCTCTTTTGTTAATGGAACAGTTTCTATTACCGTGTTGCATGATCTAAACGAAGGAACATACGGATCCACAACTTTATAATCTGCACCATGATGATTTAATAACTCGATAATTTTTAATACAGGAGATTCACGAACGTCATCAATGTCTCTTTTGTATGCTACACCTAAAACAACCACTTTTGCCCCGCGAAGAGCTTTTCCGTCTTCATTTAATACTTGCATGGAGCGGGTAATCACGTATTCAGGCATGCCATTATTAATCTCTCCGGCCAGTTCGATCAATCTTGTATGGTAGTTGTATTCACGTGCTTTCCATGTTAAGTAGAATGGATCAATTGGAATACAATGTCCTCCTAAACCAGGTCCCGGATAGAACGCCATGAATCCATACGGCTTTGTTTTGGCAGCTTCAATTACTTCCCAAACATCAATCCCCATTTTATCGCATAAAATGGCCATTTCATTTGCTAATGCAATATTTATATGACGGAATGTGTTTTCAAAGATTTTTTCCATTTCAGCGACTGCCGGACTGGAGACTTCGAACACATCGCCTTCCAATACATTTCGGTAAAGAGCCGCAGCAACCTTTGTACAATTTTCAGTAATTCCTCCAACTACTTTAGGAGTATTCTTTGTTTTAAAATGTTTGTTGCCCGGGTCAACACGTTCTGGAGAGTAAGCTATAAAGACTGTCTCCCCTGCTTTAAGTCCCTTCGCTTCTAGAGCAGGCTTAACAATTTCTTCTGTTGTTCCAGGGTATGTAGTGGACTCAAGGACCACAAGCATACCTTCATGTGCATATTTCGCAATCTCTTTCGCAGAACTTTCTACATAGGAAGTGTCCGGCTGTTGATAAGTGTCTAAAGGTGTTGGGACACAAATCGCCACAGCATCCAATTCTTGTATACGGGCATAATCTGTTGTTGCTTCAAGCATGCCTTTCTTAATCATTTCGGCAAGATCCTCGTCCACAACATCACCGATATAGTTAATTCCCATATTTACTTTTTCGACGCGTGCTGGCTGGATATCAAATCCGATCACTTTATACCCGGCTTTTGCTTTTTCTACAGCTAAAGGCAATCCTACATA from Bacillus methanolicus MGA3 includes the following:
- a CDS encoding nucleotide sugar dehydrogenase — its product is MTAYENLLKKIENKEAVIGVVGLGYVGLPLAVEKAKAGYKVIGFDIQPARVEKVNMGINYIGDVVDEDLAEMIKKGMLEATTDYARIQELDAVAICVPTPLDTYQQPDTSYVESSAKEIAKYAHEGMLVVLESTTYPGTTEEIVKPALEAKGLKAGETVFIAYSPERVDPGNKHFKTKNTPKVVGGITENCTKVAAALYRNVLEGDVFEVSSPAVAEMEKIFENTFRHINIALANEMAILCDKMGIDVWEVIEAAKTKPYGFMAFYPGPGLGGHCIPIDPFYLTWKAREYNYHTRLIELAGEINNGMPEYVITRSMQVLNEDGKALRGAKVVVLGVAYKRDIDDVRESPVLKIIELLNHHGADYKVVDPYVPSFRSCNTVIETVPLTKELLNEADLVLITTDHSNFDYEMIAKESKVIFDTRNAMKDVEKPNKYVKL